A stretch of Gallus gallus isolate bGalGal1 chromosome 2, bGalGal1.mat.broiler.GRCg7b, whole genome shotgun sequence DNA encodes these proteins:
- the XKR9 gene encoding XK-related protein 9 isoform X1: MMKFTKWNFIFLLGGIIVYIADIGVDFWVASKYFYQGQYFWAVLILCFRGLSSLVTQIFSYHWFKNDWNGTHPGKLDWIFLVHFFHCGIFIRYWFALKYGCQAAFRQDSSGDVSETDPPNIIQKQAIDVLTDINMLRVFKTFLETTPQLFVQIYVLMEYNNHNFYQYAAIIISFCGISFSMVDYQISLRKSLPDKEELEALPKLVYLFYKLLTITSWILSISLITLLSVRSSVIVLILLWSCGFAWTLKQHTTFCKSKEMEYLYRTVVGIILLFTFFNIKGRKTKAYISIYYATHTIVTVGILLVCLFWKPAVIEKVHLTIVSGLAVISLVLGLIFLAVYYKYFHPTTYCKQRTFFDEVDRRGGDNMEVGRFQNFIMQ; the protein is encoded by the exons ATGATGAAATTTACcaaatggaattttatttttttacttggTGGAATTATAGTTTATATAGCTGATATTGGAGTGGATTTCTGGGTTGCTAGTAAATATTTCTATCAGGGACAATACTTTTGGGCTGTACTGATACTCTGTTTTAGAGGCCTTTCGTCACTAGTAACTCAGATATTCAGTTATCATTGGTTTAAAAATGACTGGAATGGTACTCATCCTGGGAAGCTGGATTGGATTTTTCTAgttcatttctttcactgtggAATTTTTATAAG atATTGGTTTGCCTTGAAGTATGGCTGCCAAGCTGCATTTAGACAAGATAGCAGTGGAGATGTATCAGAAACAGACCCTCCCAACATCATTCAGAAGCAAGCTATTGATGTACTGACCGATATTAACATGCTCAGGGTATTCAAGACTTTTCTTGAGACCACACCACAGCTCTTTGTTCAGATTTATGTACTCATGGAATACAACAACCATAATTTCTACCAGT aTGCTGccattattatttcattttgtggtATTTCCTTTTCAATGGTTGATTATCAAATATCACTACGAAAATCTCTGCCTGATAAAGAGGAATTAGAAGCGCTCCCCAAGTTAGTGTATCTCTTCTATAAACTGCTTACCATCACTTCTTGGATACTCAGTATTTCACTGATCACTCTACTAAGCGTTAGAAGTTCTGTAATTGTGCTGATACTTCTTTGGAGCTGCGGCTTTGCCTGGACTTTGAAACAGCACACAACATTTTGCAAATCCAAGGAGATGGAATATCTGTACAGAACTGTTGTTGGAATCATtctcctttttactttttttaacataaaggggagaaaaacaaaagcttacATTTCTATTTATTATGCTACGCACACCATTGTAACTGTAGGCATTTTGCttgtatgtttgttttggaAACCTGCTGTTATAGAGAAAGTACATCTTACAATTGTGAGTGGCTTAGCTGTTATCAGTTTGGTGTTAGgtcttatttttcttgctgtttattACAAGTATTTTCACCCCACCACTTATTGCAAACAACGGACATTTTTCGATGAAGTTGATAGAAGGGGAGGAGACAACATGGAAGTTGGTAGATTTCAAAATTTCATAATGCAATGA
- the XKR9 gene encoding XK-related protein 9 (The RefSeq protein has 1 substitution compared to this genomic sequence) — MMKFTKWNFIFLLGGIIVYIADIGVDFWVASKYFYQGQYFWAVLILCFRGLSSLVTQIFSYHWFKNDWNGTHPGKLDWIFLVHFFHCGIFIRYWFALKYGCQAAFRQDSSGDVSETDPPNIIQKQAIDVLTDINMLRVFKTFLETTPQLFVQIYVLMEYNNHNFYQYAAIIISFCGISFSMVDYQISLRKSLPDKEELEALPKLVYLFYKLLTITSWILSISLITLLSVRSSVIVLILLWSCGFAWTLKQHTTFCKSKEMEYLYRTVVGIILLFTFFNIKGRKTKAYISIYYATHTIVTVGILLVCLFWKPAVIEKVHLTIVSGLTVISLVLGLIFLAVYYKYFHPTTYCKQRTFFDEVDRRGGDNMEVGRFQNFIMQ, encoded by the exons ATGATGAAATTTACcaaatggaattttatttttttacttggTGGAATTATAGTTTATATAGCTGATATTGGAGTGGATTTCTGGGTTGCTAGTAAATATTTCTATCAGGGACAATACTTTTGGGCTGTACTGATACTCTGTTTTAGAGGCCTTTCGTCACTAGTAACTCAGATATTCAGTTATCATTGGTTTAAAAATGACTGGAATGGTACTCATCCTGGGAAGCTGGATTGGATTTTTCTAgttcatttctttcactgtggAATTTTTATAAG atATTGGTTTGCCTTGAAGTATGGCTGCCAAGCTGCATTTAGACAAGATAGCAGTGGAGATGTATCAGAAACAGACCCTCCCAACATCATTCAGAAGCAAGCTATTGATGTACTGACCGATATTAACATGCTCAGGGTATTCAAGACTTTTCTTGAGACCACACCACAGCTCTTTGTTCAGATTTATGTACTCATGGAATACAACAACCATAATTTCTACCAGT aTGCTGccattattatttcattttgtggtATTTCCTTTTCAATGGTTGATTATCAAATATCACTACGAAAATCTCTGCCTGATAAAGAGGAATTAGAAGCGCTCCCCAAGTTAGTGTATCTCTTCTATAAACTGCTTACCATCACTTCTTGGATACTCAGTATTTCACTGATCACTCTACTAAGCGTTAGAAGTTCTGTAATTGTGCTGATACTTCTTTGGAGCTGCGGCTTTGCCTGGACTTTGAAACAGCACACAACATTTTGCAAATCCAAGGAGATGGAATATCTGTACAGAACTGTTGTTGGAATCATtctcctttttactttttttaacataaaggggagaaaaacaaaagcttacATTTCTATTTATTATGCTACGCACACCATTGTAACTGTAGGCATTTTGCttgtatgtttgttttggaAACCTGCTGTTATAGAGAAAGTACATCTTACAATTGTGAGTGGCTTAGCTGTTATCAGTTTGGTGTTAGgtcttatttttcttgctgtttattACAAGTATTTTCACCCCACCACTTATTGCAAACAACGGACATTTTTCGATGAAGTTGATAGAAGGGGAGGAGACAACATGGAAGTTGGTAGATTTCAAAATTTCATAATGCAATGA
- the XKR9 gene encoding XK-related protein 9 isoform X2, protein MLQPPFCFPKHRYWFALKYGCQAAFRQDSSGDVSETDPPNIIQKQAIDVLTDINMLRVFKTFLETTPQLFVQIYVLMEYNNHNFYQYAAIIISFCGISFSMVDYQISLRKSLPDKEELEALPKLVYLFYKLLTITSWILSISLITLLSVRSSVIVLILLWSCGFAWTLKQHTTFCKSKEMEYLYRTVVGIILLFTFFNIKGRKTKAYISIYYATHTIVTVGILLVCLFWKPAVIEKVHLTIVSGLAVISLVLGLIFLAVYYKYFHPTTYCKQRTFFDEVDRRGGDNMEVGRFQNFIMQ, encoded by the exons ATGTTGCAGCCACCATTCTGTTTTCCTAAACACAG atATTGGTTTGCCTTGAAGTATGGCTGCCAAGCTGCATTTAGACAAGATAGCAGTGGAGATGTATCAGAAACAGACCCTCCCAACATCATTCAGAAGCAAGCTATTGATGTACTGACCGATATTAACATGCTCAGGGTATTCAAGACTTTTCTTGAGACCACACCACAGCTCTTTGTTCAGATTTATGTACTCATGGAATACAACAACCATAATTTCTACCAGT aTGCTGccattattatttcattttgtggtATTTCCTTTTCAATGGTTGATTATCAAATATCACTACGAAAATCTCTGCCTGATAAAGAGGAATTAGAAGCGCTCCCCAAGTTAGTGTATCTCTTCTATAAACTGCTTACCATCACTTCTTGGATACTCAGTATTTCACTGATCACTCTACTAAGCGTTAGAAGTTCTGTAATTGTGCTGATACTTCTTTGGAGCTGCGGCTTTGCCTGGACTTTGAAACAGCACACAACATTTTGCAAATCCAAGGAGATGGAATATCTGTACAGAACTGTTGTTGGAATCATtctcctttttactttttttaacataaaggggagaaaaacaaaagcttacATTTCTATTTATTATGCTACGCACACCATTGTAACTGTAGGCATTTTGCttgtatgtttgttttggaAACCTGCTGTTATAGAGAAAGTACATCTTACAATTGTGAGTGGCTTAGCTGTTATCAGTTTGGTGTTAGgtcttatttttcttgctgtttattACAAGTATTTTCACCCCACCACTTATTGCAAACAACGGACATTTTTCGATGAAGTTGATAGAAGGGGAGGAGACAACATGGAAGTTGGTAGATTTCAAAATTTCATAATGCAATGA